The following coding sequences are from one Prosthecobacter vanneervenii window:
- a CDS encoding PAS domain-containing protein, with protein MSSSVLRNVIHPKAQAAPAEKTRDEFKDPPTTRSAGGGEPTKNESEDMELVLGVLVENAPVAMAMFDRSMRYMLANRQWISEFGLQQVQPLVGKSQYEIFPGLHPGWRQVYERALQGHIVRSEHDALSGPDGRHLVYRWEVRPWRKKRDASVGGLMVTCEKFSSRQRSAEDDSKLPSHIEDLEDTPPEAKAPDALDCAMPMLVLNEDGVILRANVAAAHLTLDKGIQEGSTCFWEIFGPGRDHGALRLQTLEVLTNVALSQEPTPGCIITRNDFSAEYGAPSRWLVSALASKGGENAPRQFMLMGLSPQTALEGGLLYSPPEPVIPAPVTPPPAFLAQPAPAPAVDDGALQRLETELSRARQELRTLSEAQQTFARREGRLRSYLESIPCGVFVLDERGTPVFQNERLAKLLGRPLDPEQNVESWLAHGCPTEEHRAQVVMAWRESVWRRQLTRTVSLATADGLLKELEFHPVSLPSGGLLVSIQDATEHTRHEEQLRSMEAKLRTLMQGSPVALVMTDKAGVIFEVNQHAEALLGQAKSELRRYPLDAWLDPESATARRDALRTLRISGRQSESISVQIKRPGGGFSRAMLHIAVVQDAQGEAHCTIHYLQELPEHGAAPVPSFPAAPPLTRPFHAPSQPISHILLTTDANGRVRSWTEHAQHVFGIEAAAAIGRPLHQFFRPSDATGFFTDLADQAAHPDNIVRRPFFGGNGKRGEVETTARVLEFGGIELSSHSSPAGDAPGAAQMQTAPAVHAATPVAYQVVAPSSQRWPVVNLEREKLLLTETHHRIKNHLQIISSLLNMQINGVSDQDARNALRSSQNRVRAIAALHQHLYQVALGRGDTFNDFARDLVAHLRECYEMKEEQIKVKLQLQEGSVEQEWLMPLALTLNEALSNCFEHAYPHGRKGQVSAVLNYKHGTGELVILDDGVGLPADFHPGEGSGLGLKILAVFAEQMRGQLYVRGNPDQGTEIKLRFPISSTEG; from the coding sequence ATGTCTTCCTCGGTCCTCAGAAATGTCATTCATCCCAAGGCGCAGGCAGCGCCTGCGGAGAAGACGCGCGATGAGTTCAAGGATCCTCCTACCACGAGATCGGCAGGAGGTGGGGAGCCCACCAAGAATGAATCCGAGGACATGGAGCTGGTGCTGGGTGTGCTGGTGGAAAACGCCCCGGTGGCCATGGCCATGTTTGACCGCAGCATGCGCTACATGCTGGCCAACCGGCAGTGGATCTCCGAATTTGGCCTGCAGCAGGTGCAGCCACTGGTGGGCAAGAGCCAGTATGAAATCTTTCCCGGCCTGCACCCAGGCTGGCGGCAGGTCTATGAGCGTGCGCTTCAGGGACACATCGTCCGCAGTGAGCACGACGCGCTCAGCGGCCCTGATGGACGCCATCTGGTGTACCGCTGGGAGGTGCGCCCCTGGCGCAAGAAGCGGGATGCCTCTGTAGGAGGCCTCATGGTCACCTGCGAGAAGTTCAGCTCACGCCAGCGTTCCGCCGAAGACGATTCCAAACTACCCTCCCACATCGAGGATCTGGAGGACACCCCACCTGAGGCGAAGGCCCCCGACGCCCTGGACTGCGCCATGCCCATGCTGGTGCTGAATGAAGACGGAGTCATCCTGCGCGCCAATGTGGCTGCAGCCCATCTGACCCTGGACAAAGGCATTCAGGAGGGCAGCACCTGCTTCTGGGAAATCTTCGGCCCGGGACGCGACCACGGTGCCCTGCGACTGCAAACACTGGAGGTGCTGACCAATGTGGCGCTCAGCCAGGAACCTACTCCCGGCTGCATCATCACCCGAAACGACTTTTCCGCAGAATATGGCGCGCCATCTCGCTGGCTGGTCTCAGCACTGGCCAGCAAAGGCGGAGAGAATGCGCCCCGGCAGTTCATGCTGATGGGTCTCTCCCCGCAGACGGCGCTGGAGGGCGGTCTGCTCTACAGTCCGCCTGAGCCGGTGATACCAGCTCCTGTCACACCGCCGCCGGCTTTCCTGGCCCAGCCAGCGCCCGCACCGGCTGTGGACGACGGTGCCTTGCAGCGCCTGGAGACGGAGCTCTCCCGTGCGCGCCAGGAACTGCGCACGCTCTCCGAGGCGCAGCAGACCTTTGCCCGTCGTGAGGGACGGCTGCGCAGTTACCTGGAGAGCATCCCCTGCGGAGTCTTTGTTCTGGATGAGCGCGGCACACCTGTGTTTCAAAACGAGCGCCTGGCCAAGCTGCTCGGCCGCCCGCTGGACCCCGAGCAAAATGTGGAAAGCTGGCTGGCGCATGGCTGCCCCACCGAAGAGCACCGCGCCCAGGTGGTCATGGCCTGGCGGGAGAGCGTGTGGCGCAGGCAGCTCACGCGTACCGTTTCTCTGGCTACGGCTGACGGCCTGCTCAAGGAGCTGGAATTTCATCCCGTCTCGCTGCCCAGCGGCGGACTGCTCGTGAGCATTCAGGACGCCACCGAGCACACACGTCATGAAGAGCAGCTGCGCAGCATGGAGGCCAAACTGCGCACGCTCATGCAGGGCAGCCCCGTGGCGCTGGTGATGACGGACAAGGCGGGCGTGATCTTTGAAGTCAACCAGCATGCCGAGGCGCTGCTGGGACAGGCCAAGTCGGAGCTGCGCCGCTACCCGCTGGATGCGTGGCTGGACCCTGAAAGCGCCACCGCACGGAGGGATGCGCTGCGCACCCTTCGCATCAGCGGCAGGCAGTCAGAATCCATCAGCGTGCAGATCAAGCGCCCAGGCGGCGGCTTCTCCCGCGCCATGCTGCACATCGCTGTGGTGCAGGATGCCCAGGGTGAGGCACACTGCACCATTCATTATCTGCAGGAACTGCCGGAGCATGGGGCCGCACCCGTGCCTTCCTTCCCTGCGGCACCGCCACTCACGCGACCTTTCCACGCTCCTTCCCAGCCCATCAGCCACATCTTGCTGACTACCGATGCCAACGGCAGGGTGCGCAGCTGGACGGAGCATGCGCAGCATGTCTTTGGTATCGAGGCCGCCGCAGCCATCGGCCGCCCGCTGCACCAGTTCTTCCGTCCTTCGGACGCCACCGGTTTCTTCACCGATCTGGCAGATCAGGCCGCACACCCAGACAATATCGTCAGGCGTCCGTTCTTTGGCGGCAATGGCAAGCGCGGCGAGGTGGAAACCACCGCGCGCGTGCTGGAGTTTGGCGGCATCGAGCTCTCCAGTCACAGCAGTCCTGCTGGCGATGCCCCAGGGGCGGCGCAGATGCAGACCGCACCTGCCGTCCATGCAGCCACGCCGGTGGCCTACCAGGTGGTGGCTCCCTCCAGCCAGCGCTGGCCGGTGGTGAATCTGGAGCGCGAGAAGCTCCTGCTCACCGAGACGCATCACCGCATCAAAAATCATCTTCAGATCATCTCCAGCCTGCTTAACATGCAGATCAATGGCGTGAGTGATCAGGATGCACGCAATGCCCTGCGCTCCAGCCAGAACCGAGTCCGCGCCATCGCCGCTCTGCACCAGCATCTCTATCAGGTGGCGCTGGGCAGAGGAGACACCTTCAACGACTTTGCCCGCGATCTCGTGGCGCATCTGCGCGAGTGCTATGAAATGAAGGAGGAGCAGATCAAGGTGAAGCTGCAGCTCCAGGAAGGCTCAGTGGAGCAGGAGTGGCTCATGCCTCTGGCGCTGACGCTGAATGAGGCTCTCTCCAACTGCTTTGAGCACGCCTACCCGCACGGTCGCAAAGGCCAGGTCAGCGCTGTGCTGAACTACAAACACGGCACTGGAGAGCTCGTCATCCTCGATGACGGCGTGGGCCTGCCGGCAGATTTTCATCCGGGAGAAGGCAGCGGCCTCGGCCTCAAGATCCTCGCCGTTTTTGCCGAGCAGATGCGCGGCCAGCTTTATGTGCGGGGGAATCCAGACCAAGGCACGGAGATCAAGCTGCGCTTCCCGATTTCCTCCACCGAGGGCTGA
- a CDS encoding 23S rRNA (pseudouridine(1915)-N(3))-methyltransferase RlmH gives MQWRIITVGKPGHPWVKEAVDLYWKRLQHYSHFEHIIIKEGPLEKVEKQIEAACARELCILLDERGKQLRSVEMARWIQQEEVSGRKRVCLVIGGADGHSTQLRAKARVCWSLSSLTMQHDIAWVMLMEQIYRAYTIIKGEPYHRE, from the coding sequence ATGCAGTGGCGCATCATCACCGTTGGAAAACCCGGCCATCCTTGGGTCAAGGAGGCCGTGGACCTCTATTGGAAGAGGCTGCAACACTACAGCCACTTTGAGCATATCATCATTAAAGAGGGGCCTCTCGAAAAAGTGGAGAAACAGATCGAGGCTGCCTGCGCAAGAGAGTTGTGCATTTTGCTGGACGAGCGAGGCAAGCAGCTGCGCAGTGTGGAAATGGCGCGCTGGATCCAGCAGGAAGAGGTCTCCGGACGTAAACGCGTCTGCCTCGTCATCGGCGGTGCTGACGGTCATTCGACCCAGTTACGCGCCAAGGCCCGCGTGTGCTGGTCTCTTTCCTCATTAACGATGCAGCACGACATCGCCTGGGTGATGTTGATGGAGCAGATTTATCGTGCCTACACCATTATCAAGGGAGAGCCTTATCATCGGGAATGA